A genomic region of Methanosarcina thermophila TM-1 contains the following coding sequences:
- a CDS encoding right-handed parallel beta-helix repeat-containing protein, with translation MKGKPIQSICIALLLVLGVASTQADAAVFTVGSNGEGNYTSIQEAINNAQNGDTILVSPGVYRENVNVNKEISIISSTDLSGDMMNRTYVIGAIPAEDVFTIRSNNVTISGFYIAGGPSGMDMDREVGISLEGVQNCLISNNTLILNDIGIGLSNSHFNHLDNNLIGFGASGIYLTQSNENELSNNVATINNHGIHIDNSTNNTLMGNTVESNEIGILLSTSRMNTLENNFVLRNDNGIVLDNTAESNFLTNNSIYMNGIGIYSSGSSGNTIYLNDFFNFFNAEDEGTNTWNSSSAGNTWNDYNGTDADGNGIGDTPYVVNETTGNIDYMPLVENVSSEETLENMNENNIDM, from the coding sequence ATGAAAGGAAAACCGATCCAGAGTATTTGCATAGCCCTTCTTCTTGTGCTCGGGGTGGCATCTACTCAGGCAGATGCTGCTGTTTTCACCGTAGGCAGTAATGGGGAAGGAAACTATACTTCGATCCAGGAAGCTATTAATAATGCACAGAATGGAGATACAATCCTCGTAAGCCCTGGCGTATACAGAGAAAATGTAAACGTAAATAAGGAAATTTCAATTATCTCGAGCACCGACCTTTCGGGTGACATGATGAATCGCACCTATGTAATTGGTGCAATTCCGGCTGAGGATGTATTCACCATAAGGTCAAACAACGTGACAATAAGTGGCTTCTATATTGCAGGAGGCCCTTCAGGAATGGATATGGACAGAGAGGTCGGGATTTCCCTTGAAGGCGTGCAAAACTGCTTAATAAGTAACAATACGCTGATATTGAATGATATTGGCATTGGCCTCAGCAATTCCCATTTTAACCACCTTGACAACAACCTTATAGGTTTTGGAGCCAGCGGAATTTACCTGACCCAATCTAACGAAAATGAGTTGTCAAATAATGTGGCTACAATTAACAACCACGGAATTCACATAGACAATTCTACTAACAATACCCTTATGGGCAACACTGTAGAATCAAATGAGATAGGAATCTTACTGTCCACATCAAGAATGAACACACTTGAAAATAACTTCGTTTTAAGAAACGATAATGGAATTGTGCTTGACAATACGGCTGAATCCAATTTCCTGACTAATAACAGCATATACATGAATGGAATTGGGATATATTCCAGCGGATCATCCGGTAACACGATTTACCTGAATGACTTCTTCAACTTCTTCAATGCTGAAGATGAAGGAACGAACACATGGAACAGCAGTTCAGCAGGCAATACATGGAATGATTATAACGGAACAGATGCTGATGGAAACGGTATAGGAGACACGCCTTACGTTGTCAACGAGACAACCGGAAATATAGATTACATGCCTCTTGTCGAGAATGTTTCCTCAGAAGAAACCCTGGAAAATATGAATGAGAATAACATAGATATGTAA
- the purQ gene encoding phosphoribosylformylglycinamidine synthase subunit PurQ, with translation MKIAILQFGGTNCDLDVLHVLKDVVGVNAETVWYKQEDLTGFDGVVVPGGFSYGDYLRAGAIAALTPIMNSVKKLAAEGKPILGICNGFQILTEARLLEGALTTNQYPKFRCHWTNLRVETVDTPFTSKFRKGEIVRMPIAHMEGQFYAEEKSLAELDENEQVVFRYVDENGKVTEASNPNGSLENIAGIVNSSRNILGLMPHPERASEAILGSDDGLRVFESMMDYITENF, from the coding sequence ATGAAAATTGCCATACTTCAGTTCGGAGGCACAAACTGCGACCTTGACGTTCTGCATGTCCTTAAAGATGTTGTGGGTGTGAACGCCGAGACTGTCTGGTACAAACAGGAGGATCTTACTGGTTTTGACGGAGTAGTTGTACCTGGTGGTTTCTCCTACGGAGACTATCTCAGGGCAGGAGCGATTGCAGCCCTCACCCCAATTATGAATTCAGTGAAAAAACTTGCAGCCGAAGGCAAGCCTATCCTGGGGATCTGCAACGGCTTCCAGATTCTCACCGAAGCCCGCCTGCTGGAGGGAGCCCTGACAACTAACCAGTATCCTAAATTCAGATGCCACTGGACAAACCTAAGGGTAGAGACTGTTGATACGCCTTTTACCTCGAAGTTCAGGAAAGGCGAGATTGTCAGGATGCCCATAGCTCATATGGAAGGGCAGTTCTATGCCGAAGAGAAAAGCCTGGCAGAGCTTGACGAGAACGAGCAGGTTGTCTTCAGGTATGTTGATGAAAACGGAAAAGTAACAGAAGCATCTAACCCTAACGGGTCTCTTGAGAATATTGCAGGAATAGTAAACTCTTCAAGAAACATTTTAGGTCTCATGCCCCATCCGGAAAGAGCCTCCGAGGCAATTTTGGGCTCAGACGATGGCCTGCGGGTATTCGAGTCAATGATGGATTATATCACGGAAAATTTCTGA
- the purS gene encoding phosphoribosylformylglycinamidine synthase subunit PurS: MQYQATVRIEQKAGMLDPEGTTIKRALGQLGYQVDSVKTARLYEIVLEAESAELAAQKVDEMCQKLIANPIIHNYTVELKELK, encoded by the coding sequence ATGCAGTACCAGGCAACAGTTAGAATTGAACAGAAAGCAGGTATGCTTGATCCTGAAGGCACAACCATAAAAAGGGCTCTCGGACAACTTGGCTACCAGGTTGATAGCGTAAAAACCGCAAGGCTGTACGAAATCGTGCTTGAAGCTGAATCTGCAGAGCTTGCAGCGCAGAAAGTTGACGAGATGTGCCAGAAGCTTATTGCAAACCCAATCATCCACAATTATACAGTCGAGCTCAAGGAACTTAAATGA
- a CDS encoding 2-oxoacid:acceptor oxidoreductase family protein: MAAEIINGEKVIGRPKALYADYPRKGGAASTATHYCPGCGHGVLHKLIAEAIDDLGIQDRTIMISPVGCAVFAYYYFDTGNIQVAHGRAPAVGTGVSRAEENAVVISYQGDGDLASIGLNETLQAANRGEKLAVFFVNNTVYGMTGGQMAPTTLVGEKTTTCPEGRDPRFAGYPLHMCELLDNLKAPVFIERVSVSDISHIRKARKAIRKALEIQRDGKGYAFVEVLAACPTNLRMNAEQAVRFINEEMEKEFPVKNFRDRSEEVEPLHRGVSDFTTETLEKLYGIEAAAEEKPARTDFAPIQTKIAGFGGQGVLSMGIILAQAGVKANLNASWFPSYGPEQRGGTSNCSVVISGQPIGSPTVYTPDILIAMNRPSLERFKGTVREGGLILYDSSIGEVETPAHARAISVPATEKAKEAGSEKAANSFMLGVLAGLNATGLEEEVFKEALAENFAGKPKVIEFNQMVLEAGVQWARENVKI, translated from the coding sequence ATGGCAGCAGAAATTATTAATGGAGAAAAAGTTATTGGAAGGCCAAAAGCCCTGTATGCGGATTACCCTCGCAAAGGAGGGGCAGCTTCAACAGCCACTCACTACTGCCCTGGCTGTGGGCATGGGGTTTTGCACAAGCTTATTGCCGAGGCAATTGACGATCTCGGGATTCAGGACAGAACCATTATGATCAGCCCTGTGGGCTGTGCGGTCTTTGCTTACTATTATTTCGATACAGGCAATATTCAGGTTGCCCATGGACGGGCGCCTGCGGTAGGAACAGGGGTTTCCAGAGCCGAAGAAAATGCCGTGGTTATTTCTTACCAGGGAGATGGAGACCTTGCTTCCATAGGCCTGAATGAGACTCTTCAGGCTGCAAATCGGGGTGAAAAGCTCGCAGTCTTTTTTGTAAACAATACCGTTTACGGAATGACAGGAGGACAAATGGCACCTACAACCCTTGTGGGTGAAAAAACCACAACATGTCCTGAGGGCAGAGATCCCAGGTTTGCAGGCTATCCTCTCCATATGTGCGAGTTACTGGACAACCTTAAAGCTCCGGTTTTTATTGAGAGGGTCTCAGTTTCGGATATTTCCCACATAAGAAAAGCCAGAAAAGCCATAAGGAAGGCGCTTGAGATCCAGCGTGATGGCAAAGGATATGCTTTTGTTGAGGTTCTTGCTGCCTGCCCGACTAACCTCAGAATGAATGCGGAACAGGCTGTCCGTTTCATAAATGAGGAAATGGAAAAAGAATTCCCAGTCAAGAACTTCAGAGACAGATCCGAAGAAGTCGAACCTCTCCACCGCGGAGTCAGTGACTTTACAACTGAAACCCTTGAGAAGCTGTACGGCATTGAGGCGGCTGCTGAAGAGAAACCTGCCAGAACGGATTTTGCCCCGATCCAGACCAAAATTGCAGGTTTTGGAGGGCAGGGTGTCCTCAGCATGGGCATTATCCTTGCCCAGGCTGGAGTAAAGGCAAACCTCAATGCATCATGGTTCCCATCCTATGGTCCGGAGCAGAGAGGGGGCACATCAAACTGTTCGGTTGTTATTTCAGGACAGCCCATAGGCTCTCCTACGGTTTATACCCCTGACATCCTGATAGCTATGAACCGTCCTTCCCTTGAAAGGTTCAAAGGGACAGTCCGTGAAGGAGGGCTTATCCTCTATGATTCCTCTATTGGCGAGGTCGAAACGCCTGCACATGCCAGAGCCATTTCAGTCCCTGCAACCGAAAAAGCCAAGGAAGCTGGTTCAGAAAAGGCTGCCAACTCATTCATGCTTGGAGTCCTCGCTGGTCTTAACGCAACAGGTCTGGAAGAGGAAGTCTTCAAGGAAGCTCTTGCTGAAAACTTCGCAGGGAAGCCTAAAGTTATTGAGTTCAACCAGATGGTTCTCGAAGCCGGAGTGCAGTGGGCAAGAGAAAACGTGAAAATCTGA